The nucleotide window CTATTCAATATACAGTAGCTTTCAAATTAAAAGCTGTTCAAGAAAATCTAAAAGGCAAAGGGCCTACCGAAATCTTCAAAGCTGCAGGCTTTGATTTAGAAATCATCGGGATTAAAAAAGTTCAAAGTGCTGTTCATAGGTGGAAGAAAATTTATCAAACATACGGTGAGGATGGTTTTACACAAGAGCGTCGTGGAAAAGGCAGTACAGGTCGCCCACGTGCCGAAAAATTATCAGCTGATAAAAAGTTAGAGAAAGCAGAAGCTCGTATTCGTCTATTGGAAGCAGAGCTAGCGCTCTTAAAAAAGCTCGACGAAATGGAAAGGCAGGCGAAGAAGAATCGTTTTTAACACCCAAAGAAAAATATCAAGCAATCAGTGAAACGATTCGATTATTTCAACTCAAAAATATGACACGGTATCTTTGTGAAGTAGCAAATGTCAGCTCGAGTGGTTACTATAAATGGCGACAAAATATGGAGAAACATTCATTACGTGAAGAAGCTGATTATCAAGATTATCTTTTACTAAAAGTAATCTATGATGAAGCAAAAGGCAAAATTGGTTATCGAGGGTTTTATATGGAACTGGTGGACCAATTAGGGAAACCGATGAACCATAAAAAAATTCTTCGATTGATGCGTAAATTTAATTTGTATGCGAAGGTTCGTCGTGCCAATCCTTATCGACTTATAGAAAAAGCGAATGAAGCACATCGTCAAATTCCAAATTACTTAAATCGGGCATTCAAACAAGACGAGCCAGGAAAAGTCTTCTTAACAGACATTACCTATCTCCAATATAAGGGTGGCCGTACGGCTTATTTATCATGTGTAAAAGATGTCGCAACGAGAGAAATCGTTGCGTATAAACTAGCTACTACTCTTAAATTGTCGATTGTTTATGAAACACTTGAACAATTAAAACATCATTTGGATGGGAATCTTCATCCGGAAGCAATGATTCATTCGGATCAGGGGTTTCATTATACACATCCAGGATTTCAGAAGCTTGTGAAAGACATGGGGTTAAAACAATCCATGTCACGTCGAGGAAACTGTCTAGATAATGCGCCAATGGAATCGTTCTTTGGTCATTTTAAAGATGAAGTCGATTATCATGAAGCTGAAAGTTTCACGGAGCTACATACACAAGTCATTGACTATATCACGCATTACAACCACACAAGAAAGCAATGGACATTAAAAAAGATGACTCCGGCGAGTTACCGAAGTCATCTAATCGCAGCCTAATTAAATGGCTATCTTGTTTTTTATTAAACTGTCTACAAAATAGGGTTCAGTTCAGTTTTTCTATCCATCACCTTTTATAATGTATTGCTTAAAAGTTTTTACAAATCCATTCGTTCGCTTCGAGCCAATTGGATACGCGAATTACGTTAGTTGGTACTGGCTTTTGATTGTACGGTGTATCGAATAAAACAACTGGAATGCTTAGCTCCTCTGCAATTTGAACAGCATTGTCATGCTTATCTTCAAAGAATGCTTCCACTTGATGCTTTTTTGCAACCTCAAGCTTGTTATGACTACCGATTAACTCAATGTGATCATAGGGCACATTAAATTCAGCGAACCAGTTTTTCGTAACATCAAACACATTTGTACCACGCGCGGATATATAATAGAGCTCATATTTTTTTTGCCACTCTGTTAAGATCGCTTGGGCATCCGCTGCAAGCTCACTCACTTGATACATGTATGGCTCATTTTCTTTAAACCATAAATTGAATTGTTGACGATCAACAGGATGTGGAAAGCCACTTAAAAAATCGTATTCCGTTACATCAGCAATCGTCATATTAATATTATATTGTCGATTAATGTGAGGAAGTAACGTAGCAGGACAAGTAACCGTCCCATCAATATCAATTCCAAATCGATGTTTTCCAGCAACCATTTCAATATACTCCTCTTTATGCGTTCGCGTTTGCTTCTGCTTCACGTTTTTCAGCCATTTCAGCAGCTAATTTATCAATCTCTTTTTTCAGTTCTTCTACCATTGTTTCTTCTGGTACTTTACGCACTGTTTTGCCCTTCATAAATAGTAGGCCTTCTCCACGTGCACCTGCAATACCGATATCAGCCTCACGCGCCTCACCAGGACCGTTAACCGCACAGCCTAGTACAGCTACCTTTAATGGGACATTTAATTTAGAAATATATTCTTCTACCTCATTGGCAATTGAAATTAAGTCAATTTCAATACGGCCACATGTTGGGCATGAAATTAATGTAGCCATATTGGATGCAAGCCCGAATGATTTTAATAGTTCGCGAGCTACTTTAATTTCTTCCACTGGGTCAGCTGATAAGGAAATACGTAATGTATTCCCAATCCCCTTAGAAAGAATTGCGCCTAAACCAGCAGCTGATTTTACAGTACCAGCAAATAATGTACCTGATTCTGTAATACCAAGGTGAAGTGGGTAATCAAATGCTTTTGCCGCCTTTTCATACGCTTCAATTGCAAGGTTAACGTCAGAAGCCTTCATAGAAACGATAATATCGTGGAAGTCTAGGTCTTCTAATATTTTTATGTGATGTAATGCAGACTCAACCATTCCGTCTGCAGTAGGGTAGCCATATTTTTCAAGGATGTGGCGCTCTAAAGAACCAGCGTTTACACCGATACGAATTGGAATACCTTTTGCTTTAGCGGCATTAACAACTGCCTCAACTTTTTCACGGCGTCCGATATTACCTGGGTTAATACGTACTTTATCAATACCGCCTTCAATTGCTTTTAATGCTAACTTGTAATCAAAGTGAATATCCGCAACTAATGGGATATTAATTTGTTTTTTAATTTCTGGAATCGCATTTGCTGCACGTTCATCAGGAACAGCGACACGTACAATTTGACATCCTGCTTCTTCTAAACGTTTAATTTCAGCAACTGTCGCTTCAACATCGTGTGTTTTTGTCGTACACATACTTTGAATTACGACTTCATTATTGCCACCAATTGTTAAATTACCGACACGTACAGGACGCGTTTTCGTACGGTGAACGATTTCACTCATGAAAATTCTCTCCTTCTCAGGCTTTTAAATGTCTAATCGAATGATTCGATTAATATATATGTAAGCCGTCACTGAACTTTATTTTATCAGTGTATGATTCGAAGGACAAGGAAGAAACGCTACGATTTCATTTTGAGCACATTTCTTCCGTTTTTACGTGAATCGGAATTAATACTGTATCACCTTGTACGAGCGTTTGTAATTGTAAGTGCGGATTTAGTTCGTAAAACTTTGCTAATCTTTCAGGAAAGGTCATTTTCGTAGGAGAAGGTGTTGCGGAAAATAGACTGTAAATGGTATCGCCTTCCATTATTGTAACGGTCACATAAGAATATTCATCCTTTTCCACACAGGGAGCAGGTGCAGCATAAAAAGAAGTCATTGGAAGTGTACCTTCTTGTATATCAACTTTAATAACGAAGGCAAGTATCAGAATAATAATCGAAGCTATGAGAAAGCGCAAAAAAATCCCCCCGTTTATCATATAATTTACTAGTAAAAGTTCTTACTGAATTATATGTTTACGAGAAGGATTCATTCTTTATTTTGCTAAAGGATATTTAGTTAATGCAAGAATAATAAACAACATTGTTATAAATACACTAACAAGCGTCATAATAGTTGGTGAAATAGGGAATAGGCTACCGAACATCGTTATAAATGTTGCCCATGTACATGCAAAAACTGCTGATCGCCAAACTTGACGATATTCCCCGCGTCGCTTCATTGGATTGATAAAAAGTTGTCCAGCAAGGGCATACAAGCTAACTTTAACAAAGTACACGACGGTGTTCATGACAAATAACATGACAAGCGCAATCGGATACACAATCCATTGTATACTTTTCGCATATTGTTCGATTTCTGAATAGCCAAATATTTCATTTGTACCATTATTTAAAAACTGACCAAATGAAAATGCTGTCAGTAACGCGATCATTAAAAAGGCATATTGCATTACTTTACCAATGGATAATATTCGATAGGCGCCTAGCTTTTTAGGATTTGTTAAACTATCAATTAATAATTGCATGTGAGAAATTTTCATATGTATTTTGTCTCCTTTTGCAGTAGTTTAACATGAAATATTCTCCATTAACATTGGCTAGAAGGAAATTGAAACTTTTCTTCATTTTTTACGTATAGTTGGTCTAGAAGTGATTTAAATAATAAACGATAAAAAAAGTGTTTTTAAAGGATGTGTAGTAAATGGAAATCGTCGCGTGGGTTATTATTATCGCGTTATTTATCATCGCGTTTGTTGGGCTTGTTTATCCGATAATTCCGTCTGTATTATTTTTACTCGGAGGGTTTATCGCGTACGGTCTATTTTTTAGTTTTAGTCATTTTCCATGGTGGTTCTGGGTTATTGAAATTTTGTTCGTTGCATTGCTATTTGCAGCGGACACTATCTCAAACTTAGTCGGTGTGAAAAAGTTTGGTGGCTCTAAAGCTGGTATGTGGGGGAGTACCATTGGTCTACTTATTGGACCGTTTGTCATCCCATTTGCAGGGATTATAGCTGGCCCGTTTATCGGTGCAATTATAGGAGAACTTTTAGTAGAGCGAAAATCCATTAATCAGGCCGTGAAAGTGGGTGTTGGATCGGTCATTGGATTTTTAACTTCAGTTGTTACAAAGGGGATTGTACAGGCGGTTATGATTGTTTTATTTTTTATTGCAATTTAGGCTAGTGTATTAATTGAATTTATACAGCCATTTGTCGTACACTAGTTTTGGAAATGATTACAAAGGGATGTGCTAGGAAGCAAACCAATATTTCCGTCAAAAGGCTGAAATGTACAATTTACTATTTTTTTCGTTGAAGGTAGCGCTTATTTTTGATAACCTAGTACTGTAATCAACATTAAAACATTGTTCCAGGGAGGAATACAAAATGGCTTACAAATTACCAGAATTAACTTACGCTTATGATGCATTAGAACCACATATCGATGCAAAAACAATGGAGATCCACCATTCTAAACACCACAATACTTACGTAACAAACTTAAACGCTGCTGTAGAAGGTACTGAATATGCAGACAAAGATATTAACGAACTAATCGCTGATATTGATGCATTACCAGCTAACATTCAAACTGCAGTTCGTAACAACGGTGGCGGTCACGCAAACCACTCATTATTCTGGGAAGTAATCGCTCCAGGCGGTTCTAACACACCAGTTGGCGAAGTAGCTGCTGCGATCGACGCAAAATTTGGTTCATTTGACGCTTTCAAAGAAGAGTTTGCTAAAGCTGCAACAACTCGTTTCGGTTCAGGTTGGGCTTGGTTAATCGTTGACGGTGACTCTGTTGCTGTAACATCAACTCCAAACCAAGACTCTCCAGTAATGGAAGGTAAAACGCCAATCCTAGGCTTAGACGTTTGGGAGCACGCTTACTACTTAAACTACCAAAACCGTCGTCCAGACTACATCGGTGCTTTCTGGAACGTAGTGAACTGGGACGTAGTAGAAGCTAAATTCCAAGCAGCTAAATAAGTTTATTTAGTCGCCATATATTGCATACTCAAAACGCATGAGAAGTTTCAATACTTTTCATGCGTTTTTTCATGACATTTTTTGTGTGATTCGGTAAGATTTCTTTAATTAGGAAAGTTTGGAGTGAAGTATATGTTTGATGAATTTATCGCACAGATTGATGAAAAATGGCATGCTGCATTTGTACAGCTGATGCTAACGGTAGATGAAAATATACCGTCAGGCTTTGAAAAGACGCTAACAGGTAATATGATTGCCTATAGTGTACCGCTTGAAGCCTATCCAAAGGGTTATCATGTCACACCAAATACACCACTACCATTTTTGAGTATTGCCCCACAAAAAAGGCATTTAGCACTCTATCATTTGGGGATGTATGCAGATTCAACATTATTAGCATGGTTTAAGCAAGAATACGAAAAAACTGTACCTACAAAGCTCAACATGGGTAAAAGCTGTATTCGCTGGACTTCGACGAAGCATATTCCATATAACTTAATCGCACAGCTTTGCCAAAAGATGACGATCAATCAATGGATTGAGCTTTACGAGAAAACGCATTTAAAAGGTTAAAAGCTCATATCTTTAAAGCGAATGAAATTTACTAAATATTGATTAATTTGTTCGGGTGTCTCTTCGTAGTTATTATGATGCCACTGCAAAATAATGCCGATAATTGCATTGGCCGTATAACTAACAAAATAATCGATTTGTTTTTCGGGCATTTGTTGGACATGCTCATTGTGAAAGGACAAAATAAATGATCGAATTGTTGCAAAAAGCTTTTGATAATAAATCATTGGAATTTTTTCATCGAATACGATGCGATAAAATGACTCATACTTTTTAACATGATGGAAAATTTGAATCATTTCAGGCGTTAGCTGTGAAATATTATCTTGCGTCACATCGTAGGGAAACTCATAGGATAGCTTTAAATCTTTGACGATTTCAGTGAAATAGCGTTCAAATACACCGTGGACATTTTTGTAATGTAAATAAAATGTGCCGCGGTTTATTTCTGCAATACGGCAAAGCTCCGCTACCGATATATTTTCTAAAGATTTGTTTTTTAATAGGATAAGCAAAGCACGTTGCAAGCTTTCATGAGTCTTTTTGACACGTAAATCCATAAATAAATTCTCCTTTTTTGAACACATCTCTTAAAAAGTGTTGATTATTGAACGAAAAGTACATTTTCTGTTGTTTGTACATTTATTTTGTTTTGATTATAATTTTTATTGAACAGTTGTACAATATCTTGTTTCTG belongs to Solibacillus sp. FSL R7-0682 and includes:
- a CDS encoding IS3 family transposase (programmed frameshift), yielding MSKIIFNEHQRRQIEQNPNVVLITDRSIQYTVAFKLKAVQENLKGKGPTEIFKAAGFDLEIIGIKKVQSAVHRWKKIYQTYGEDGFTQERRGKGSTGRPRAEKLSADKKLEKAEARIRLLEAELAPLKKARRNGKAGEEESFLTPKEKYQAISETIRLFQLKNMTRYLCEVANVSSSGYYKWRQNMEKHSLREEADYQDYLLLKVIYDEAKGKIGYRGFYMELVDQLGKPMNHKKILRLMRKFNLYAKVRRANPYRLIEKANEAHRQIPNYLNRAFKQDEPGKVFLTDITYLQYKGGRTAYLSCVKDVATREIVAYKLATTLKLSIVYETLEQLKHHLDGNLHPEAMIHSDQGFHYTHPGFQKLVKDMGLKQSMSRRGNCLDNAPMESFFGHFKDEVDYHEAESFTELHTQVIDYITHYNHTRKQWTLKKMTPASYRSHLIAA
- the ispG gene encoding flavodoxin-dependent (E)-4-hydroxy-3-methylbut-2-enyl-diphosphate synthase; the protein is MSEIVHRTKTRPVRVGNLTIGGNNEVVIQSMCTTKTHDVEATVAEIKRLEEAGCQIVRVAVPDERAANAIPEIKKQINIPLVADIHFDYKLALKAIEGGIDKVRINPGNIGRREKVEAVVNAAKAKGIPIRIGVNAGSLERHILEKYGYPTADGMVESALHHIKILEDLDFHDIIVSMKASDVNLAIEAYEKAAKAFDYPLHLGITESGTLFAGTVKSAAGLGAILSKGIGNTLRISLSADPVEEIKVARELLKSFGLASNMATLISCPTCGRIEIDLISIANEVEEYISKLNVPLKVAVLGCAVNGPGEAREADIGIAGARGEGLLFMKGKTVRKVPEETMVEELKKEIDKLAAEMAEKREAEANANA
- a CDS encoding DUF1189 family protein, translated to MKISHMQLLIDSLTNPKKLGAYRILSIGKVMQYAFLMIALLTAFSFGQFLNNGTNEIFGYSEIEQYAKSIQWIVYPIALVMLFVMNTVVYFVKVSLYALAGQLFINPMKRRGEYRQVWRSAVFACTWATFITMFGSLFPISPTIMTLVSVFITMLFIILALTKYPLAK
- a CDS encoding DUF456 domain-containing protein; translation: MEIVAWVIIIALFIIAFVGLVYPIIPSVLFLLGGFIAYGLFFSFSHFPWWFWVIEILFVALLFAADTISNLVGVKKFGGSKAGMWGSTIGLLIGPFVIPFAGIIAGPFIGAIIGELLVERKSINQAVKVGVGSVIGFLTSVVTKGIVQAVMIVLFFIAI
- a CDS encoding superoxide dismutase, whose amino-acid sequence is MAYKLPELTYAYDALEPHIDAKTMEIHHSKHHNTYVTNLNAAVEGTEYADKDINELIADIDALPANIQTAVRNNGGGHANHSLFWEVIAPGGSNTPVGEVAAAIDAKFGSFDAFKEEFAKAATTRFGSGWAWLIVDGDSVAVTSTPNQDSPVMEGKTPILGLDVWEHAYYLNYQNRRPDYIGAFWNVVNWDVVEAKFQAAK
- a CDS encoding DUF1801 domain-containing protein, with the translated sequence MFDEFIAQIDEKWHAAFVQLMLTVDENIPSGFEKTLTGNMIAYSVPLEAYPKGYHVTPNTPLPFLSIAPQKRHLALYHLGMYADSTLLAWFKQEYEKTVPTKLNMGKSCIRWTSTKHIPYNLIAQLCQKMTINQWIELYEKTHLKG
- a CDS encoding TetR/AcrR family transcriptional regulator, which codes for MDLRVKKTHESLQRALLILLKNKSLENISVAELCRIAEINRGTFYLHYKNVHGVFERYFTEIVKDLKLSYEFPYDVTQDNISQLTPEMIQIFHHVKKYESFYRIVFDEKIPMIYYQKLFATIRSFILSFHNEHVQQMPEKQIDYFVSYTANAIIGIILQWHHNNYEETPEQINQYLVNFIRFKDMSF